One Phenylobacterium hankyongense DNA segment encodes these proteins:
- the leuB gene encoding 3-isopropylmalate dehydrogenase, with translation MTDLLLLPGDGIGPEVTAQVRRVAAKLIPELTIDERPFGGTSFDQLGTPLSDETLATAKAAKAVLMGAVGGPQYANVPRDKRPEAGLLGLRAGMGVFANLRPALCFQPLADASTLKREVVEGLDFMIVRELTGGIYFGSPRFIEELPGGGKRAVDTQVYTTPEIERVARVAFELARGRRNKVTSAEKSNVMDSGLLWREVVTDLHRREYADVALEHILADNAAMQIVKNPKQFDVMVTDNLFGDILSDAAAQLTGSLGMLPSAALGLPGTPGLYEPIHGSAPDIAGKGIANPLAAILSFEMALRWSLGRPDLAARLYAAVERALESGARTPDLGGALTSEQMGDAVLAAL, from the coding sequence ATGACCGACCTGCTGCTCCTGCCCGGCGACGGCATCGGCCCCGAAGTGACCGCCCAGGTGCGCCGCGTGGCCGCCAAGCTGATCCCCGAGCTGACCATCGACGAGCGGCCCTTCGGCGGGACCAGCTTCGACCAGCTCGGCACGCCCCTGAGCGACGAGACCCTGGCCACCGCCAAGGCCGCGAAGGCGGTGCTGATGGGCGCCGTCGGCGGACCGCAGTACGCCAACGTGCCCCGCGACAAGCGCCCGGAGGCGGGCCTGCTGGGCCTGCGCGCCGGCATGGGGGTGTTCGCCAACCTGCGCCCGGCGCTCTGCTTCCAGCCGCTGGCCGACGCCTCGACCCTGAAGCGCGAGGTGGTGGAAGGCCTCGACTTCATGATCGTCCGCGAGCTCACCGGCGGCATCTACTTCGGCTCCCCGCGGTTCATCGAGGAGCTGCCGGGCGGCGGCAAGCGCGCGGTCGACACCCAGGTCTACACGACCCCGGAGATCGAGCGGGTCGCCCGCGTCGCCTTCGAACTGGCCCGCGGCCGCCGCAACAAGGTGACCAGCGCCGAGAAGTCGAACGTGATGGACTCCGGCCTGCTCTGGCGCGAGGTGGTCACCGACCTGCACCGGCGCGAGTACGCCGACGTCGCGCTGGAGCACATCCTGGCCGACAACGCGGCCATGCAGATCGTCAAGAACCCCAAGCAGTTCGACGTCATGGTCACCGACAACCTGTTCGGCGACATCCTCTCCGACGCCGCCGCCCAGCTGACCGGGTCGCTGGGCATGCTGCCGTCGGCGGCGCTCGGCCTGCCCGGGACGCCGGGGCTGTACGAGCCCATCCACGGCTCGGCGCCGGACATCGCCGGCAAGGGCATCGCCAATCCGCTGGCGGCGATCCTATCGTTCGAGATGGCGCTGCGCTGGTCGCTGGGCCGGCCGGACCTCGCCGCGCGCCTGTACGCGGCGGTCGAGCGGGCTTTGGAGAGCGGCGCCCGCACGCCGGATCTCGGCGGCGCGCTGACCTCCGAGCAGATGGGCGACGCGGTGCTGGCCGCGCTCTAG
- a CDS encoding acyl-CoA thioesterase, which translates to METEDLTETLQLERLEVNLFRGTTADNSPGRIFGGQVIAQSLLAAYETVEERICHSMHCYFIRPGDPTVPIVFEVDRSRDGGSFTTRRVIAVQHGQQIFNLAASFQVAEEGFEHQAPMPAAPGWADLPDEAEAQREAMKDAPEAAKRWLSRPRPIEMRSADARTYFQDGPKEPTSQVWFRARAPIGGDQHMHQVILAYASDMNLLSTSMRPHGVHWQTPGFQSASLDHAMWFHRPVNFNDWHLYAQDSPSASGGRGFIRGTVYAADGTLVASVAQEGLIRLRKPK; encoded by the coding sequence ATGGAAACCGAAGACCTCACCGAGACCCTGCAGCTCGAACGGCTTGAGGTGAACCTGTTCCGCGGAACCACCGCCGACAACTCGCCGGGCCGGATCTTCGGCGGCCAGGTGATCGCCCAGTCGCTGCTGGCCGCCTACGAGACGGTGGAGGAGCGCATCTGCCACTCGATGCACTGCTACTTCATCCGCCCCGGGGACCCGACCGTGCCGATCGTCTTCGAGGTCGACCGCTCGCGCGACGGCGGCAGCTTCACGACGCGCCGGGTGATCGCCGTCCAGCACGGCCAGCAGATCTTCAACCTGGCGGCCTCTTTCCAGGTCGCCGAGGAAGGCTTCGAGCACCAGGCGCCGATGCCGGCCGCGCCGGGCTGGGCGGACCTGCCCGACGAGGCCGAAGCGCAGCGCGAGGCCATGAAGGACGCCCCGGAGGCGGCCAAGCGCTGGCTCTCCCGCCCGCGCCCCATCGAGATGCGCTCGGCCGATGCGCGGACCTATTTCCAGGACGGGCCGAAGGAGCCCACCAGCCAGGTGTGGTTCCGCGCCCGCGCGCCGATCGGCGGCGACCAGCACATGCACCAGGTGATCCTGGCCTACGCCTCGGACATGAACCTGCTGTCCACCTCCATGCGCCCGCACGGGGTGCATTGGCAGACGCCGGGCTTCCAGTCGGCCAGCCTCGACCACGCCATGTGGTTCCATCGGCCGGTGAACTTCAACGACTGGCACCTCTACGCCCAGGACAGCCCCTCGGCCTCCGGCGGGCGCGGCTTCATCCGCGGCACGGTCTACGCCGCCGACGGAACCCTGGTCGCCTCGGTCGCCCAGGAAGGCCTGATCCGGCTGCGCAAGCCGAAGTAG
- a CDS encoding aspartate-semialdehyde dehydrogenase, producing the protein MGYRVAVVGATGNVGREMLNILEEVDFPVEKIHAIASRKSIGVEVSFGDQILKCEDVEQFDFSTVDVVLMSVSGSFSKEWSPKIGAAGPIVIDNSSAWRMDPDVPLVVPEVNPDDVEWANRKNIIANPNCSTAQLVVALKPLHDRARIKRVVVSTYQSVSGAGKEGMDELFDQTKNVFVLGATPPKKFPKQIAFNVIPFIGAFQDDGYTDEEAKMWNETHKMIDPAIKLTVTCVRVPVMVGHSEAVNIEFHEPLDEDEARDILRDSPGLIVIDKRDDKGYMTPKEAQGEFPVFVSRIRNDPTVENGLNLWVVADNLRKGAALNAVQIAELLHARGLIRQKALA; encoded by the coding sequence ATGGGTTACCGGGTGGCCGTTGTCGGCGCCACGGGCAACGTGGGCCGTGAGATGTTGAACATCCTCGAGGAAGTCGACTTCCCCGTTGAGAAGATTCACGCCATCGCCTCGCGCAAATCCATCGGCGTGGAAGTGTCCTTCGGCGATCAGATCCTCAAGTGCGAGGACGTCGAGCAGTTCGACTTCTCGACCGTCGACGTGGTGCTGATGTCGGTCAGCGGCTCGTTCTCCAAGGAATGGTCGCCCAAGATCGGCGCGGCCGGCCCGATCGTCATCGACAACTCCTCGGCCTGGCGCATGGACCCCGACGTGCCGCTCGTGGTGCCGGAAGTGAACCCGGACGACGTGGAGTGGGCGAACCGCAAGAACATCATCGCCAACCCGAACTGCTCCACGGCCCAGCTGGTCGTGGCGCTGAAGCCCCTGCACGACCGCGCGCGCATCAAGCGGGTGGTGGTCTCGACCTACCAGTCGGTGTCCGGCGCGGGCAAGGAGGGCATGGACGAGCTGTTCGACCAGACCAAGAACGTCTTCGTCCTGGGCGCCACGCCCCCGAAGAAGTTCCCCAAGCAGATCGCCTTCAACGTGATCCCCTTCATCGGCGCCTTCCAGGACGACGGCTACACCGACGAAGAAGCCAAGATGTGGAACGAGACCCACAAGATGATCGACCCGGCGATCAAGCTGACGGTCACCTGCGTCCGCGTCCCGGTCATGGTCGGTCACTCCGAGGCGGTGAACATCGAGTTCCACGAGCCCCTGGACGAGGACGAAGCGCGCGACATCCTGCGCGACAGCCCCGGCCTGATCGTCATCGATAAGCGCGACGACAAGGGCTACATGACGCCGAAGGAGGCCCAGGGCGAGTTCCCGGTCTTCGTCAGCCGCATCCGAAACGATCCGACCGTGGAGAACGGCCTGAACCTGTGGGTGGTGGCCGACAACCTGCGCAAGGGCGCGGCGCTGAACGCGGTGCAGATCGCCGAACTGCTCCACGCCCGCGGCCTGATCCGCCAGAAGGCCCTCGCCTAA
- a CDS encoding glycosyltransferase, translated as MRILYLVHQFMPDFSGGTEQVTLNLARAAQSAGHRVDVFTVTAPDSPGWSERDGLRFGVVEGVPVFALAHQDTPTVELGFGANPRLEAEFRRFLESRPAYDVAHVMHAFRLNEAAELLAARRIPYVMTLTDFYSLCFRINLVRLDGGLCDGPRQGEACARHCATPELEPAAYADRVARTGRLLRRASAVAAVSDYVAQAVRAEHPDLDVRVIANGVDLLGLGAPARDPASRSASGKLTLGYLGTVSEAKGAVMLAEAFAAASPANARLRMVGPCHEPQSRARVEALLGRADITLDGPVAASEVGRVLGGFDLLCVPSLVPEAFSLALHEGFAVGLPALVADRGAPPLVVAARGCGRVAPAGDVAAWARAIDDIAADPQQLTAWAARVPLPQRIEEEGFLYTELYRAAATAPDRTGD; from the coding sequence ATGCGCATCCTCTACCTCGTCCACCAGTTCATGCCGGACTTCTCCGGCGGCACCGAGCAGGTGACGCTGAACCTGGCGCGCGCCGCCCAGTCGGCCGGCCACAGGGTGGACGTCTTCACCGTCACCGCGCCGGACAGCCCTGGCTGGAGCGAACGCGACGGCCTGCGGTTCGGCGTCGTCGAGGGCGTGCCGGTCTTCGCCCTGGCGCACCAGGACACCCCGACCGTCGAGCTGGGGTTCGGAGCCAACCCGCGGCTGGAGGCCGAATTCCGCCGCTTCCTGGAGTCGCGCCCGGCCTACGACGTGGCGCACGTCATGCACGCCTTCCGGCTGAACGAGGCCGCCGAGCTCCTCGCCGCGCGGCGCATTCCCTACGTGATGACGCTGACTGACTTCTACAGCCTGTGCTTCCGGATCAACCTGGTGCGGCTGGACGGCGGGCTGTGCGACGGCCCTCGCCAGGGCGAGGCCTGCGCCCGGCACTGCGCCACGCCGGAGCTCGAGCCTGCGGCCTACGCCGACCGCGTGGCGCGCACCGGACGCCTGCTGCGGCGGGCGTCGGCGGTGGCCGCGGTCTCGGACTATGTGGCGCAGGCCGTGCGCGCCGAACATCCCGACCTCGACGTGCGGGTCATTGCCAACGGCGTCGACCTGCTCGGCCTCGGCGCGCCGGCGCGCGACCCGGCGTCCCGCTCGGCGTCGGGCAAGCTGACCTTAGGCTACCTCGGCACGGTGTCCGAGGCCAAGGGCGCGGTCATGCTGGCCGAGGCCTTCGCCGCCGCCAGCCCCGCCAACGCCCGCCTGCGGATGGTCGGCCCCTGCCATGAGCCGCAGAGCCGCGCCCGCGTCGAGGCCCTGCTCGGCCGGGCCGACATCACGCTCGACGGCCCGGTGGCGGCCTCGGAGGTGGGCCGGGTGCTGGGCGGGTTCGACCTGCTCTGCGTCCCGAGCCTGGTCCCGGAGGCCTTCTCCCTGGCCCTGCACGAGGGGTTCGCAGTCGGCCTGCCCGCGTTGGTGGCCGATCGCGGCGCGCCGCCGCTGGTGGTTGCGGCCCGTGGCTGCGGCCGGGTGGCGCCGGCCGGCGACGTGGCCGCCTGGGCGCGGGCCATCGACGACATCGCCGCCGATCCGCAACAGCTTACGGCCTGGGCCGCGCGGGTCCCCCTGCCCCAGCGGATCGAGGAGGAAGGCTTCCTCTACACCGAACTCTACCGGGCCGCGGCCACGGCCCCCGACCGAACTGGCGACTGA
- the leuC gene encoding 3-isopropylmalate dehydratase large subunit: MPGKTLYDKIWDAHVVTASSEGGQDGEAILYIDLHLIHEVTTPQAFAGLRAAHRPVRRPDRTLAVADHNVPTEGQGLGVGAVADEEARLQLQTLERNVAENGIEFFPMGDVRNGIVHVVGPEQGRTQPGMTIVCGDSHTSTHGAFGALAQGIGTSEVEHVLATQTLRQKKSKNLRVLIEGTPAPGVGAKDFALAVIGEIGTAGGTGYVIEYAGDAVRALSMEGRMTLCNLTIEAGARAGLVAPDEATFDYIRGRPAAPKGGAWEMALDYWKSFFSDPDAVFDREVRIDASAIAPLVTWGTSPEDVIAVTDRAPDPAALATPEKRASAERALEYMGLTAGQPITEAKVDVVFIGSCTNSRIEDLRQAAKVAEGRQVAPHVRAMVVPGSGLVKAQAEEEGLDQVFLAAGFEWREPGCSMCLGMNPDRLKPGERCASTSNRNFEGRQGRGGRTHLMSPAMAAAAAIAGHIADVRDFI; encoded by the coding sequence ATGCCCGGCAAGACGCTTTACGACAAGATTTGGGACGCCCACGTCGTCACCGCCTCCAGCGAAGGAGGCCAGGACGGCGAGGCCATCCTCTATATCGACCTGCACCTGATCCACGAGGTGACCACGCCGCAGGCCTTCGCCGGCCTGCGCGCGGCCCATCGGCCGGTGCGCCGTCCCGACCGCACCCTGGCGGTGGCGGACCACAACGTGCCGACCGAAGGCCAGGGCCTCGGCGTCGGCGCGGTGGCCGACGAGGAGGCGCGCCTGCAGTTGCAGACCCTGGAGCGCAACGTCGCGGAGAACGGCATCGAGTTCTTCCCGATGGGCGACGTCCGCAACGGCATCGTCCACGTGGTCGGCCCCGAGCAGGGGCGCACCCAGCCGGGGATGACCATCGTCTGCGGCGACAGCCATACCTCGACCCACGGCGCGTTCGGGGCGCTGGCCCAGGGCATCGGCACCTCCGAAGTCGAGCACGTGCTCGCCACCCAGACCCTGCGCCAGAAGAAATCGAAGAACCTGCGGGTGCTGATCGAGGGGACGCCCGCGCCAGGGGTCGGCGCCAAGGACTTCGCGCTGGCGGTGATCGGCGAGATCGGCACCGCCGGCGGCACCGGCTACGTCATCGAATACGCCGGTGACGCGGTCCGGGCGCTGTCCATGGAAGGGCGGATGACGCTCTGCAACCTGACCATCGAGGCGGGCGCCCGCGCCGGCCTGGTGGCGCCGGACGAGGCCACCTTCGACTACATCCGCGGCCGGCCGGCCGCGCCCAAGGGCGGCGCCTGGGAGATGGCGCTGGACTACTGGAAGAGCTTCTTCAGCGACCCCGACGCGGTGTTCGACCGCGAGGTGCGGATCGACGCCTCGGCCATCGCGCCGCTGGTCACCTGGGGCACCAGCCCCGAGGACGTGATCGCGGTCACCGACCGCGCGCCCGACCCCGCCGCGCTCGCCACCCCGGAGAAGCGGGCCTCGGCCGAGCGCGCGCTGGAATACATGGGCCTGACCGCCGGCCAGCCGATCACCGAGGCCAAGGTCGACGTGGTGTTCATCGGCTCATGCACCAACAGCCGCATCGAGGATCTGCGCCAGGCCGCCAAGGTGGCGGAAGGCCGCCAGGTCGCGCCGCACGTGCGGGCCATGGTGGTGCCGGGCTCGGGCCTGGTGAAGGCGCAGGCCGAGGAAGAGGGCCTGGACCAGGTGTTCCTGGCCGCCGGCTTCGAATGGCGCGAGCCGGGCTGCTCGATGTGCCTGGGCATGAACCCCGACCGCCTGAAGCCGGGCGAACGCTGCGCCTCGACCTCCAACCGCAACTTCGAGGGCCGGCAGGGCCGCGGCGGACGCACCCACCTGATGAGCCCGGCCATGGCCGCCGCCGCCGCCATCGCCGGCCACATCGCCGACGTCAGGGACTTCATCTGA
- a CDS encoding response regulator, whose protein sequence is MALDPASRARFNLEKASVLLLDETPMGMSILVQIVTALGAKKLHRCADVEQAQDAASKHELDLAIVDSMAPTGQGYDFVKWLRQNAQEPNCYTPVLLTTSHTPASDVVRARDCGSHIIIKKPIAPIVMLERIVWVAKEGRPFLFAGSYVGPDRRFRDNGPPDGVGRRREDLVAQDTAGSGPGGAHVKIGPEPSAPS, encoded by the coding sequence ATGGCCCTCGATCCCGCCTCCCGCGCGCGCTTCAACCTGGAAAAGGCCTCGGTCCTGCTGCTGGACGAGACCCCGATGGGCATGTCCATCCTGGTGCAGATCGTCACCGCCCTGGGGGCCAAGAAGCTGCACCGCTGCGCGGATGTGGAGCAGGCCCAGGACGCGGCGTCGAAACACGAGCTCGACCTGGCCATCGTCGACAGCATGGCGCCCACCGGCCAGGGCTATGACTTCGTCAAATGGCTGCGCCAGAACGCCCAGGAGCCCAACTGCTACACCCCGGTGCTGCTGACCACGTCGCACACCCCGGCCTCCGACGTGGTCCGGGCCCGCGACTGCGGCAGCCACATCATCATCAAGAAGCCGATCGCGCCTATCGTGATGCTGGAGCGGATCGTCTGGGTCGCCAAGGAAGGCCGGCCGTTCCTGTTCGCCGGCAGCTATGTCGGCCCCGACCGCCGGTTCCGCGACAACGGCCCGCCGGACGGCGTCGGCCGGCGGCGCGAGGACCTGGTCGCCCAGGACACCGCCGGGAGCGGCCCCGGCGGGGCGCACGTGAAGATCGGCCCGGAGCCCAGCGCGCCCTCATGA
- a CDS encoding putative quinol monooxygenase, whose protein sequence is MSVLIAGTMRVPPQNLAALKPHMHAMLAASRAEDGCVEYSYGEDVAEPGLIRVFEVWRDQAAIDAHFKTPHMAKWRAAGAELGVSDRRLFSYEVGSQRPL, encoded by the coding sequence ATGAGCGTCCTGATCGCCGGCACGATGCGCGTGCCGCCGCAGAACCTGGCCGCCCTGAAGCCGCACATGCACGCCATGCTGGCCGCCAGCCGCGCCGAGGACGGCTGCGTCGAATACTCCTATGGCGAGGATGTCGCCGAGCCGGGGCTGATCCGGGTGTTCGAGGTCTGGCGCGACCAGGCCGCCATCGACGCCCATTTCAAGACCCCGCACATGGCCAAATGGCGGGCCGCCGGCGCCGAACTGGGGGTCTCCGACCGCAGGCTCTTCAGCTACGAGGTCGGCTCCCAGCGCCCGCTGTGA
- the leuD gene encoding 3-isopropylmalate dehydratase small subunit, which translates to MDAFTRLDAKIAPLPMANIDTDQIIPKQFLKTIDREGMAKGLFYDFRFDEQGREKPDFILNRPEYKGSGVLVAGDNFGCGSSREHAAWALLDFGVRCVISTSFADIFYNNCFQNGLLPVVLGADEVQALMEEAKGGNHLVTVDLEQQTVVSPSGQTFRFQIDPQRKEKMLKGLDAIGETLQAATSIDVYEMKRALAQPWLEVA; encoded by the coding sequence ATGGACGCATTCACCCGCCTGGACGCCAAGATCGCGCCGTTGCCGATGGCCAACATCGACACCGACCAGATCATCCCCAAGCAGTTCCTCAAGACCATCGACCGCGAGGGCATGGCCAAGGGCCTGTTCTACGACTTCCGCTTCGACGAGCAGGGCCGGGAGAAGCCGGACTTCATCCTCAACCGGCCGGAGTACAAGGGCTCGGGCGTGCTGGTGGCCGGCGACAACTTCGGCTGCGGCTCCAGCCGCGAGCACGCCGCCTGGGCGCTGCTGGACTTCGGCGTCCGCTGCGTGATCTCCACCAGCTTCGCCGACATCTTCTACAACAACTGCTTCCAGAACGGCCTGCTGCCGGTGGTGCTGGGCGCCGACGAGGTGCAGGCGCTGATGGAGGAGGCCAAGGGCGGCAACCACCTGGTCACCGTGGACCTGGAGCAGCAGACGGTGGTCTCTCCGTCGGGCCAGACCTTCCGCTTCCAGATCGACCCGCAGCGCAAGGAGAAGATGCTGAAGGGCCTCGACGCCATCGGCGAGACCCTGCAGGCCGCGACCTCCATCGACGTCTACGAGATGAAGCGGGCGCTCGCCCAGCCGTGGCTGGAAGTCGCATGA
- a CDS encoding LysR family transcriptional regulator, whose protein sequence is MAGATEWDLFQSLHAVLEAGSLSAAAKGRGLTQPTLGRHIETLERRLGAPLFVRSPRGLQPTDLALELLPHLQEMSAAAQAALRDASGAKDSVTGSIRITASEMVGAEVLPPMLTAFRERHPGVIIELMLSNAAEDLSRREADIAVRMMPPSQNALVARKVGEVRMGFYATADYLARHGTPCSLDDLTEQHAVIGFDSDSRGIKDLPGLNVPVSRERFAFRSDNDLAQFAAVRAGFGVGVCQDALGRRYGLTPVMPGISVIRLGVWIVMHENLKASHRMRLMFDHLVAGFTAYVQEGRAAE, encoded by the coding sequence ATGGCCGGCGCGACCGAATGGGACCTGTTCCAGAGCCTGCACGCAGTGCTCGAGGCCGGCAGCCTGTCGGCCGCCGCCAAGGGGCGCGGGCTGACGCAACCGACGCTCGGCCGCCACATCGAGACCCTGGAGCGCCGGCTGGGCGCGCCGCTGTTCGTCCGCTCCCCGCGCGGCCTGCAGCCGACCGACCTGGCGCTTGAGCTGCTGCCGCACCTGCAGGAGATGTCCGCCGCGGCCCAGGCGGCCCTGCGCGACGCGTCGGGCGCCAAGGACTCGGTGACCGGGTCGATCCGCATCACCGCCAGCGAGATGGTCGGCGCGGAGGTGCTGCCGCCGATGCTCACCGCCTTCCGGGAACGGCACCCCGGCGTGATCATCGAGCTGATGCTGTCCAACGCCGCCGAGGACCTGTCACGCCGCGAGGCGGACATCGCGGTGCGGATGATGCCGCCCAGCCAGAACGCCCTGGTGGCCCGCAAGGTGGGCGAGGTCCGCATGGGCTTCTATGCGACCGCGGACTATCTCGCCCGGCACGGGACGCCGTGCAGCCTCGACGACCTGACCGAGCAGCACGCGGTGATCGGCTTCGACAGCGACTCGCGCGGCATCAAGGATCTGCCCGGCCTGAACGTGCCGGTCAGCCGCGAGCGCTTCGCCTTCCGGTCGGACAACGACCTCGCCCAGTTCGCCGCGGTCCGCGCCGGCTTCGGGGTCGGCGTCTGCCAGGACGCGCTCGGCCGGCGCTATGGCCTGACCCCTGTGATGCCGGGGATCAGCGTCATCCGGCTCGGCGTCTGGATCGTCATGCACGAGAACCTGAAGGCCAGCCACCGGATGCGGCTGATGTTCGACCACCTGGTGGCCGGCTTCACCGCCTACGTGCAGGAAGGGCGGGCCGCGGAATGA
- a CDS encoding glycosyltransferase family 2 protein — protein sequence MESDRPPVKADPATPAREPGADAPPPGRAARTLWQDDDLVAAQRGVEWLSGQLAEAQARNRTLEARLQAVAASTSWRITRPLRGLMLLLRGQLPLRRLAARMRPGAAPPAEPIRPAPRPVRFPRPGTLAALPPLATETPQPLDVTVSVVVPTYNAGPEFHWLLRKLQGQQGLAGIEIVVVDSGSTDGTAELAERSGCKVVRIPNSDFSHSYARNLGADNAGGQLLLFTVQDAYPIGDWWLHTLALALTRPASEEVRLAAVSCAEFPRRDSEIFYNAAAENHYRFLGCHDVDRVGAFRGEDQVELRTQGQLSDVACLIGAETFQAYRYEGRYAEDLVLGIRLIRDGLRTGMLSSVRVIHSHNRPPAYHLKRSFVDLIFLLEVFPDFPLPPPPAIGAVVTAARAFDGLLRDWRPAAGAPAGAAVRSLAEAARRGPVRVLSKAAAPDLGFAPLGPWLTHWLEQVDPDYDLADLEPVREMFVGRLRHMATYVDGVYDVLDDHLAVDLTAAAHKTLAATIGAMLAVFYLAEAGSASGARRAALDELRRIMLAGI from the coding sequence ATGGAATCTGACAGGCCGCCCGTGAAGGCCGACCCCGCGACTCCCGCCCGGGAGCCCGGCGCGGACGCGCCGCCGCCCGGCCGCGCCGCGAGGACCCTCTGGCAGGACGACGACTTGGTCGCGGCGCAACGCGGCGTCGAATGGCTCTCCGGCCAGCTCGCCGAAGCCCAGGCGCGCAACCGAACCCTGGAAGCGCGACTGCAGGCCGTCGCCGCCTCGACGTCCTGGCGGATCACCCGGCCCTTGCGCGGCCTGATGCTGCTGCTCCGCGGCCAGCTCCCCCTGCGCCGGCTCGCCGCCCGGATGCGGCCTGGGGCGGCTCCGCCCGCCGAGCCGATCCGGCCGGCCCCCAGGCCGGTGCGGTTCCCGCGTCCCGGCACGCTGGCGGCGCTCCCGCCGCTCGCCACGGAGACGCCGCAGCCGCTCGACGTGACCGTCTCCGTGGTGGTGCCGACCTATAACGCCGGTCCCGAATTCCACTGGCTGCTGCGCAAGCTCCAGGGGCAGCAGGGGCTGGCGGGGATCGAGATCGTGGTGGTCGATTCCGGCTCCACCGACGGCACCGCCGAACTGGCCGAGCGGTCGGGCTGCAAGGTGGTGCGCATCCCCAACAGCGACTTCAGCCACAGCTATGCGCGCAACCTGGGCGCCGACAACGCCGGCGGCCAGCTGCTGCTGTTCACCGTGCAGGACGCCTATCCGATCGGCGACTGGTGGCTGCACACCCTGGCGCTCGCCCTGACCCGCCCGGCGTCGGAAGAGGTGCGGCTGGCCGCGGTCTCCTGCGCGGAGTTCCCGCGGCGCGACAGCGAGATCTTCTACAACGCCGCCGCCGAGAACCATTACCGCTTCCTGGGCTGCCACGACGTGGACCGGGTCGGGGCGTTCCGCGGCGAGGACCAGGTCGAGCTGCGCACCCAGGGCCAGCTCAGCGACGTGGCCTGCCTGATCGGCGCGGAGACCTTCCAGGCCTACCGCTACGAAGGCCGCTACGCCGAGGACCTGGTGCTGGGGATCCGGCTGATCCGCGACGGGCTGCGGACCGGCATGCTGTCGTCGGTGCGGGTGATCCACTCCCACAACCGCCCGCCCGCCTACCACCTGAAGCGCAGCTTCGTGGACCTGATCTTCCTCCTGGAGGTGTTCCCGGACTTCCCCCTGCCGCCGCCGCCGGCGATCGGCGCGGTGGTGACCGCGGCCCGGGCCTTCGATGGCCTGTTGCGGGACTGGCGGCCGGCCGCGGGCGCGCCGGCGGGGGCGGCGGTGCGCAGCCTGGCCGAAGCCGCCCGCCGCGGCCCGGTGCGGGTGCTGTCCAAGGCCGCCGCGCCCGATCTCGGCTTCGCGCCCTTGGGCCCCTGGCTCACCCACTGGCTCGAACAGGTCGACCCCGACTACGACCTCGCCGACCTGGAGCCGGTGCGGGAGATGTTCGTCGGCCGGCTGCGCCACATGGCAACCTATGTGGACGGGGTCTACGACGTGCTGGACGACCATCTCGCCGTCGACCTGACCGCGGCGGCCCACAAGACCCTGGCGGCGACGATCGGGGCGATGCTGGCCGTCTTCTACCTGGCCGAGGCGGGATCGGCGTCCGGCGCCCGACGCGCGGCGCTGGACGAGCTGCGGCGCATCATGCTGGCGGGGATCTGA
- a CDS encoding VOC family protein — MITALDHVALAVRDLDAAVEGYSRLLGVAPNWLGGDGGARHAWFQFPDMALDVISPHGEGAFGDRLRGHLEAHGEGIWAVAFTASDLDGFQTLLGRRGLRATPPALTRSTHDDGRKRYWLGSNPHPGDTGGLQVLLIAPPRDGVAWPLSEPTGEAPVTRLDHVVVRTPNPERALAIWGAKLGLDLRLDRSNAQWGARQLFFKAGDSVVEFGASLAAPVSADPDSFGGLAWRVDDPDAARRRLAEAGFDVSELRTGRKPGTQVFTVRDAPAGVPTLILSAEPAPSPAPREPA; from the coding sequence ATGATCACCGCCCTGGACCATGTCGCCCTGGCGGTGCGGGACCTGGACGCCGCGGTGGAGGGCTACAGCCGCCTGCTGGGCGTCGCGCCCAATTGGCTGGGCGGCGACGGCGGCGCGCGCCACGCCTGGTTCCAGTTCCCCGACATGGCGCTGGACGTGATCAGCCCGCATGGCGAGGGCGCGTTCGGCGATCGCCTGCGCGGCCATCTCGAGGCGCACGGCGAGGGGATCTGGGCCGTGGCGTTCACGGCCAGCGACCTCGACGGTTTCCAGACGCTGCTCGGCCGGCGCGGCCTGCGCGCCACGCCGCCGGCGTTGACCCGCTCCACCCACGACGACGGCCGCAAGCGCTACTGGCTGGGTTCGAACCCGCACCCGGGCGACACCGGCGGCCTGCAGGTGCTGCTGATCGCCCCGCCGCGCGACGGCGTCGCCTGGCCGCTGTCCGAGCCGACCGGGGAGGCGCCGGTGACGCGCCTCGACCATGTGGTGGTCCGCACGCCGAACCCCGAGCGGGCGCTGGCCATCTGGGGCGCGAAGCTCGGCCTCGACCTGCGCCTGGATCGCAGCAACGCGCAGTGGGGCGCGCGCCAACTGTTCTTCAAGGCCGGCGACTCGGTGGTCGAGTTCGGCGCCAGCCTGGCGGCGCCGGTCTCCGCCGACCCCGACAGCTTCGGCGGCCTGGCCTGGCGGGTCGACGATCCGGACGCCGCCCGGCGCCGCCTGGCCGAGGCCGGCTTCGACGTCTCCGAGCTCCGCACCGGCCGCAAGCCGGGCACCCAGGTCTTCACCGTCCGCGACGCGCCCGCCGGCGTGCCCACCCTGATCCTCAGCGCCGAGCCGGCGCCCAGCCCTGCCCCACGAGAACCCGCCTGA